A genomic stretch from Vulpes lagopus strain Blue_001 chromosome 11, ASM1834538v1, whole genome shotgun sequence includes:
- the RASSF7 gene encoding ras association domain-containing protein 7, with protein sequence MLLGLAAMELKVWVDGIQRVVCGVSEHTTCQEVVIALAQAIGQTGRFVLVQRLREKERQLLPQECPVGAQATCGQFASDVQFVLRRTGPSLAGRPSSDSCPPPERCSVRASLPSKSRPALGHEQRKALTLGLGCPGLTSPPLPEPVAPVAPMPGSCADLQGLERRVRRNAVELGQEAFWEQELRREQAREREGQARLQALSAATAEHAARLQALDAQARALEAELHLASEAPGPPSPTASATERLRQDLAAQERQSAEVQGSLALVSRALEAAEHALQAQAQELEELNRELRQCNLQQFIQQTGAALPPPPQPDRGPPSTQDLLPPAREEPLARTAQNPALVSSLSPEIAPMRENSWR encoded by the exons ATGCTCTTGGGGCTGGCAGCCATGGAGCTGAAGGTGTGGGTGGACGGCATACAGCGCGTGGTCTGTGGGGTCTCCGAGCACACCACCTGTCAGGAAGTGGTCATCGCACTAGCGCAAGCCATAG GCCAGACGGGCCGCTTTGTGCTTGTGCAGCGTCTCAGAGAAAAGGAGCGGCAGCTGCTGCCTCAGGAATGTCCCGTGGGTGCCCAGGCTACCTGTGGACAGTTTGCCAGTGATGTCCAGTTTGTCCTGAGGCGGACAGGGCCCAGCCTCGCTGGGAGGCCCTCCTCAGACAGCTGCCCCCCTCCCGAGCGCTGCTCAGTCCGTGCCAGCCTCCCCTCGAAGTCCCGGCCGGCACTGGGCCATGAGCAGCGCAAGGCACTGACCCTCGGCCTCGGGTGCCCTGGGCTGACCAGCCCCCCGCTGCCGGAGCCTGTTGCCCCTGTAGCACCGATGCCAGGCTCCTGCGCGGACCTGCAGGGCCTGGAGCGCAGGGTGCGGAGGAACGCGGTGGAGCTGGGTCAGGAGGCCTTCTGGGAGCAGGAGCTGCGGCGGGAGCAGGCGCGGGAGCGTGAGGGGCAGGCACGCCTGCAAGCCCTGAGCGCCGCCACCGCCGAGCATGCCGCCCGGCTGCAGGCCCTGGATGCCCAGGCCCGTGCCCTGGAGGCTGAACTGCATCTGGCCTCGGAGGCCCCTGGGCCCCCCTCGCCCACAGCATCGGCCACTGAACGCCTGCGCCAGGACCTGGCTGCCCAGGAGCGGCAGAGTGCGGAGGTGCAAGGCAGCCTGGCCCTGGTGAGCAGGGCCCTGGAAGCTGCCGAGCATGCCCTGCAG GCCCAAGCCCAGGAACTCGAGGAGCTGAACCGGGAGCTCCGTCAGTGTAACCTGCAGCAGTTCATCCAACAGACGGGGGCTGCGCTGCCACCACCCCCGCAGCCAGACAGGGGCCCCCCCAGCACACAG GACCTTCTGCCTCCGGCCAGAGAAGAGCCCCTCGCAAGAACCGCCCAGAATCCCGCTCTAGTGTCCAGCCTGAGCCCAGAGA TTGCCCCAATGAGGGAGAACTCCTGGAGGTAG